A genome region from Thermococcus alcaliphilus includes the following:
- a CDS encoding ABC transporter ATP-binding protein — translation MVEVRLENLKKYFDNGKVKAVDGINLTIKDGEFLVLLGPSGCGKTTTLRMIAGLETPTDGKIWFGDKDVTYLPPKDRNISMVFQSYAVWPHMTVYDNIAFPLKIKKYPKEEIDKKVKWAAELLQIEELLDRYPAQLSGGQRQRVAVARAIVVEPNVLLMDEPLSNLDAKLRVAMRAEIKKLQTKLKVTTIYVTHDQVEAMTMGDRIAVMNQGKLLQVGPPTEVYLKPNSIFVATFIGAPEMNLLEVSVKEKDDSIILEGEGFEIPLSRDFKELLEKYIDKTVVFGIRPEHMTIEGVSSLEHVKRSTTIEGTVDFIEALGTDTIVHANIGNGQIIKVKLPGHIPLEVGSKVKIVIDLDNIHVFDKNTEKAII, via the coding sequence ATGGTGGAAGTCAGGCTTGAGAACCTCAAGAAGTATTTTGACAACGGAAAGGTAAAGGCTGTTGATGGAATAAACCTAACCATAAAAGACGGAGAATTCCTCGTACTCCTCGGACCGAGTGGCTGTGGAAAAACGACAACACTTAGGATGATAGCAGGCTTAGAAACACCAACAGATGGAAAGATATGGTTTGGAGACAAGGACGTTACTTACCTTCCCCCCAAAGACAGAAACATATCGATGGTTTTCCAGAGCTATGCCGTATGGCCCCATATGACGGTTTACGACAACATAGCATTCCCATTGAAGATTAAGAAGTATCCAAAAGAGGAGATAGACAAAAAGGTCAAATGGGCTGCGGAACTACTCCAAATAGAGGAGCTTCTCGATAGGTATCCTGCCCAGCTCAGTGGTGGGCAGAGACAGAGAGTTGCCGTTGCAAGGGCAATAGTGGTTGAGCCAAATGTTTTACTCATGGATGAGCCACTCTCCAACCTCGATGCAAAGCTCAGAGTTGCAATGAGGGCAGAAATCAAGAAACTCCAAACAAAGTTAAAGGTCACCACAATATATGTTACCCATGATCAAGTTGAGGCCATGACAATGGGCGATAGGATAGCGGTGATGAACCAAGGAAAGCTCCTTCAAGTCGGGCCTCCAACGGAGGTTTATTTGAAGCCAAACTCAATATTCGTTGCAACATTCATAGGCGCTCCGGAGATGAACCTACTTGAGGTAAGTGTTAAAGAGAAGGACGATTCCATTATCCTAGAAGGAGAAGGGTTCGAAATTCCACTTTCAAGGGACTTTAAAGAGCTCCTAGAGAAGTACATAGACAAAACAGTTGTCTTCGGTATAAGACCTGAACACATGACCATAGAAGGCGTCTCATCTCTAGAGCACGTGAAGAGAAGCACAACAATAGAGGGAACAGTTGACTTCATTGAGGCTCTAGGAACAGATACGATTGTCCATGCCAATATAGGAAACGGACAAATCATAAAGGTAAAGCTCCCAGGACATATACCCCTTGAGGTCGGGAGTAAGGTTAAAATAGTGATTGACTTGGATAACATCCACGTATTTGACAAGAACACTGAAAAAGCCATAATATGA